One genomic segment of Stigmatella erecta includes these proteins:
- a CDS encoding RNA polymerase sigma factor, whose amino-acid sequence MGETEGLTDQVRRAAQGERSAFNALYRRTRPLVARLVAGFGTLDADEVEDVIQEAYVRAFRGLPRLKEATAFEPWLLAIARNRARTRLERRSSLRRLAEELPDPAPEAVPAFPEALQVERDIAVVRQLIAELPEGEEKTTVHLFYIEGQLTAREIAEQLGVGKSAVTMRLERFRGRIKRELLQRVLAGRWE is encoded by the coding sequence GTGGGTGAAACAGAGGGACTCACGGACCAGGTGCGGCGGGCGGCCCAAGGGGAGAGGTCTGCCTTCAATGCGCTGTACCGGCGCACCCGTCCCCTGGTGGCGCGGCTGGTCGCGGGTTTCGGCACGTTGGATGCCGACGAGGTGGAGGACGTCATTCAAGAGGCCTATGTGCGGGCGTTCCGGGGGCTGCCCCGGCTGAAGGAGGCCACGGCGTTCGAGCCGTGGCTGCTGGCCATTGCCCGGAACCGGGCCCGCACGCGCCTGGAGCGCCGCTCGTCCCTCCGGCGGCTGGCAGAGGAACTGCCGGATCCGGCCCCCGAAGCGGTACCGGCCTTTCCCGAGGCGCTCCAGGTGGAGCGGGACATCGCGGTGGTGCGCCAGCTCATCGCCGAGCTGCCCGAGGGTGAGGAGAAGACGACCGTGCACCTGTTCTACATCGAGGGGCAGCTCACGGCGCGGGAGATCGCCGAGCAGCTCGGGGTCGGCAAGAGCGCGGTGACGATGCGCCTGGAGCGCTTCCGGGGGCGCATCAAACGGGAGCTGCTCCAGCGGGTGCTCGCCGGACGGTGGGAGTGA